GCTTTTGGTAGTATAATGACAGGATTATTTACACGTAATCCTTTTGTGATTGCACCTGGAATGGGGATGAATATTTTTTTCGCATATACCGCAGTCTCAGTATACCACTTACCATGGCAAACTGTTTTAGGAGCAACTTTCTGGTCAGGAATAATATTTAGTTTACTAGTAATCCTAAACATCCGCACCAAGATCATGCTTAGCTTACCCAAATCAATCAAACAATCTTTAGGTGCCGGCATTGGACTTTTTATCGCCTATATTGGTTTTATGAACAGTGGCTTTATAACTTCTAATCAGGGCTTACTAACCCTTAATAGTTTAAATGTACATACTCTACTATTTATAGCGTGCTTAATTATACTGATAATTTTATTTATCAAGAGAATTCCTGCACCTATTATTATTGTTATTATCTTTGGATACATACTTTCATTACCTTTAGAATATTTTTCTCACGAAAAAATAGTAATTCTACCTGCACATATAATAAGCCTGCCTGACTTTTCTCTAATTGGCCAAATCGATTTTGTTAATGGTTTGAAATTTGCTATTTTACCCACGATTTTTACATTTTGCTTCTTAAGCTTATTTGATGGTACTGGAACTATATCAAGCCTATATGGTAGTATGAACAAAGAACATAATCATAGAGATAAGGAACTAAAGAAAACTTTTCTAGTTGATGCTACAAGTGCAATGATATCTGGGATATTAGGCTCAAGTCCATCAACTGTGGTTGTTGAATCTGGAGTAGGTATTGCTCAAGGTGCTCGCTCAGGTCTGACAGCCATTTTTGCTGGGCTGATGTTTTTACCTTTTTTATTTCTATCGCCATTAATAAGCTCTATCCCAATAGAAGTAATTTCTCCAGCTTTAGTACTTATCGGTATAATGATGATGCAGCAAGTGGCAAATGTTGATTGGAGTGACTTTATACAAGCTACGCCTGCATTTTTCACCATCATTATGATGACTCTAGCATCATCAATATCTACAGGTATCGCCTCTGGAATTATAGTCTGGTTTTTGATTTCAATCTTCTGTAATAAAAAAGAGTTAAACTTTACAGCAGGAATTATTACACTTTTCTGTATTGTTATGTTTCTTCATGCAGTTAATCTATTCTAAAAAAGTTTTACTTTTGTTTTACTAAAAGACTTTTCTTAAGCTTAATTAAAATAATACTGTTACGCTAAATTACAGCACGCTAAGAATAGATAATATGAATATAAAAATAGATTAATAACACTACTTTAACTCTGTCAATTACAAGTTTAATTACCTATTGTAGTCCAAGCAAAGAAGATACAAGCTTTGTTGAACAAGCAAATAATGTTTATTCACAAGAAGAAAAGTTACATCTCAAGCTACAGAATTCATTAGCAATGGCGCTTATAACTTCAACAATCAAGAAAATGAGACAAGTTTAGCATCTGATGGCGGAGTAAGTTTTGGAATTTCTTAATAATTTAGTTAATATCATTGGCGAAAATTTCTTGACTGTTAATAAACTCTCACTATAGCCAACTGACAAATCATTAGTCTTTTTATATTTACAACCAAGTTCTTATTTAGCATAATTAAAATTGATAGAAATTTTCTACCACTAATTTCTTAATTAACTATAGGAGAATTAACAATGAATTTAAAGAATTTTTCAACGATACTATTAACATCACTTGTATGCGTGACGCTGCTTGCATCTTGCGGGCAAAGCAAAAAGGAGCGCGCTTTAGAAGACCTTGAGCAACAACAACAGGAGCTTAATCAAAAAGCTAAAGATGATCAATT
This Francisella opportunistica DNA region includes the following protein-coding sequences:
- a CDS encoding NCS2 family permease, translated to MLNKIESFFDLKAHNTSIKKEFLAGLASFLAISYIIVVNPKILATTGMPSNALVTSTILISAFGSIMTGLFTRNPFVIAPGMGMNIFFAYTAVSVYHLPWQTVLGATFWSGIIFSLLVILNIRTKIMLSLPKSIKQSLGAGIGLFIAYIGFMNSGFITSNQGLLTLNSLNVHTLLFIACLIILIILFIKRIPAPIIIVIIFGYILSLPLEYFSHEKIVILPAHIISLPDFSLIGQIDFVNGLKFAILPTIFTFCFLSLFDGTGTISSLYGSMNKEHNHRDKELKKTFLVDATSAMISGILGSSPSTVVVESGVGIAQGARSGLTAIFAGLMFLPFLFLSPLISSIPIEVISPALVLIGIMMMQQVANVDWSDFIQATPAFFTIIMMTLASSISTGIASGIIVWFLISIFCNKKELNFTAGIITLFCIVMFLHAVNLF